The genomic window CGTCACCCCGTTCAGGACCGATCCAGCGTGCCCCCGAGGTACTGCAACCTCACGGGGTATCCCTCTCCGTGAGCGACGCCAACGACGGTCTCGTCTGCCCAGAATGCGGCGGACCGATCGGGCAGACGTCCACGTACAGCATGCACTGCTCGGCGGACCTCACCGCGGAGCGGGAAGCCGCCGACGCGGACGACGACGGCGTCTGGGACAGCGCCGAGATTCCGGCCTCGGGCTGGGGCGAGGAGGCGGCAGACGCCGACCAGTCCCTGGAGGCGGGTGCCGGCGGGGCCGCCGAATCGGGCGCCCGCGGGGCTGCCGAATCGGGCACCGGCGACGCTGCCGGATCGGGCACCGACGGAACGGCGACGTCCGTCGACCAGCACGACGGCCTGCTCGATCCCCAGGGTATCGTCGACGACGCGCTCACGGTCGTGGTCGGCATACTCGGCGGCATCGTCGTCGGCCTCGTCGCGACGGTCGTCCTGTTGATCCTGACCGGCTCAGGCTGGGCGCTGCTGTTCGGCTTCGTCGGTTGGCTCGGCGCGACTGCCTACCTCGTGCGCCGGCGGACCGTCCAGGGCGCGATCTCCAAGAGCGCGTACGCCGTCGCGGCCGTGTTCCTGCTAATTCCGCTCGTCGTCGCGAGCCCGGTGATACACGTCGAGGGTGGGGTCGAGGACCGCGTCGAAGGCTTCCTCGTCCTGCTGGTGCTGGTCGCGTTCCCGGCGGGGGTTGCTGCCGTGGTCGGGTTCGTCGCGGCACGCTTCGTCCCCGAGGAGGCCGACGGAAGCATCGACTGAGGCCCGGGAGTCTGGGATTGGGATCCGGCGTGGGCCGACAGACCGTTCGATCCAGGTCCACAACAGTGATAAGAACGACGCGAGTCGGAGCGACCACCCCTAGCCGTGTCCCCACCGATCAGACGATCACGTTCGCCTTCCAGGAGGTGTCGCTCGCGTGGCTGAGAACGGCCCCGTCTGTCCGGAGTGTGGCGGCCCGGTCGCACAGACGTCGACGTTCTGCATGCACTGCTCGGCCGATCTCGAGGACGCCGATCGCGTGGACGCTGAACCCACCGGCGCCGATGCCGCAGACGCAGCCGACGTCGCCTGGGACGATTCACCGGACGTGGCGGACTGGCGTGACGGGACTCCAGAGCGCGAGTCGGAATGGGAGGGAGGCACCGGCGGTGGCGCCCCGGAGGAGCCGGGCGACGGCGACGACGTCGCCGCACAGGGCGACCTGCCATCCGAGTATCGATCGAGCGGCGGCACCACGTCCAGACGGTTGCTGCCCGACCGGTTCGTGACCAAGGCGGTCACCTTCGTTCTCTCGATCGTCGGTGGGCTCACCGTCGGCGCCGTCAGTGCGATCGTGCTCGGTCCCCTGATCCCGACCGGCTGGGCGTTCCTGCTCGTCGTTGTGCTGTGGCTGGGATCGACGACCGTGTTCCTCCGAATAGCGCCCGGATAGCAGCGCGCTCCGAGAGCGAACCGAATTCGCTCGGTCCCGTTCAGGCAGTCGGCCCCGGGCGGACGGCTGATCACTCCAGCGGTCGCTTCGTCTTCTCGACGACGCCGACGCCCTCGATCTGCGCCGTGGGGTAGCCACCGTCAGCGTCTTTTTCCGCCGACTTCACCATGTCCCAGACGACGTTGAGCCCGGTCGTCACGCCCTCGAGTGCCTCCATCTCGCAGCCGGTCTTGCCGGTCGTCTCGACGGCGACGGTCAGTTCGACCGCTGGCGAACTCCCCACGTCGTCCACGTCACCGACGGCGGATTCGGAATCGCCGTCGCCATCGGCATGGACGGGACCGTCGTGGAGATCGAACGTCGTCTCGACGTTCGTGATCGGAATCTGGTGACACAGCGGGATCGTCTCCCAGGTGTGCTTGACCGCCTGGATCGCACCGACCCGGGCCGTCGCGAGGACGTCGCCCTTCTCGATCTCGCTGGCTGTGATCGCCTCGATCGTCGACGGCTGGAGACGAAGTCGTCCGCGAGCGACGGCCCGCCGAGCGGTGTCTGGCTTGTCGCCGACGTCGACCATGTCGACGGCGCCCTCGGCGTCCGTGTGCGTGAGATCGTCCGGATCCTCGCCGGACGCTCCCTCCTCACCCATCGGTCTTCCCCCACATCGCCAGCGGAATCTCGGCGAGGAGGTCCGAGGCGAGCATGCCGTACCCTCGCTCGTCGACGACGGCGTCGCCCGCGGTTCCGTTGACGTACGCGGCGATCGCGCCGGCGTCGACCGGCCGCTGCGTCGAAACGAGTGCGCCCGTGATCCCGGCGAGGACGTCGCCGGTGCCGCCCGCCGTCATCCCCGGATTCCCGGTCCGGTTCACGCGGGTCGTCTCGCCGCCACTGATCACGTCGTAGGGACCCTTGACCAGCAGCGTCGCGCCGAGATCGCTGGCGAACGCCTCCACTGCGTCCGCGCGATCCCGCCAATCGTCGGCCTCCGGCCCGCCCATCGCCACGAGTTCGCCGCGGTGGGGCGTACAGAGCAGCGTCGCGTCGGTCTCCGCGACCACGTCCGGGACGACGCGGAGCGGGTCCGCGTCGACGACGACGGTCCCGCTCGCGGCGGCGAGGAACTCCCGTGCCGCGTCGAGCGTGTCCTCCGCTCGGCCGAGGCCCGGGCCGATCACCGTCGTGGTGCGATCGGCTGCGAGGTCGAGCAGTCGGTCGACGTGTCCAGGCAGGAGTCGATCGCCCGGAAGCGGCTTCGTGATGATGCTCTCGGAGTACCCCTGGACCTCGTCAGCGACGGACTCCGGACACGCGACGGTCGCCAGATCCGCGCCAGCCCGAAGCGCCGCCTGGGCCGTGAGGGCCGGTGCGCCGGTGTAGGGACCGCCGCCGACCACGAGGACGTGGCCGAAGTCGCCCTTGTGGCTGTCCTCGGGGCGGGAGAGCGCCTGCAGGTCGCCGGGACCGACGAACAGTTCGGCGGCGTCGGGAATGCCGATGTCCGCGACCTCGACGGTCGCGGCGACGTCGGCGAGGCCGGGCTTCTCGTCGTGGAAGGTCACGACGTGATCGGCTTCGACTGCGGCGTGTGGGCCATCGCCCGCGGCGTCGCCGGTGTCCGCGTCGACGCCAGAGGGCACGTCGACGGCGACGACGGTCGCGCCGGCGTCGCTCGCGTCGTTGATCCGCTCCGTGGCCGTAGCAGCCGGTTCCCGCAACGCCCCGGTGACGCCGGTTCCGAGCATCGCGTCCACGACCAGGTCGGCCTCGTCGATCGCTGCGGCCGCGTCCGCGTCGCTCCCTGCCAACGCCGCGGTATCCCGGACCTCGATCGTCTGCTGTTCGGCCTGCTGGAGCGCGTCCCAGTTCTCGCGGGCGATGTCGGTCGTGATCGTCTCGGCACGGCCAAGGAGCAGCGTCGTCAGGTCGCGATCCTCGAGAAATCGCGCCGCGACGAACGCGTCGCCACCGTTGTTGCCCCGGCCGGCGACGATCGCGAGGGCGTCGCCCGGCTCCGTTCGCTCGCGAACCGCTCGCGCGACGGCGTTCCCACTGGACTCCATGAGCTGCTTCCGGGGGACGCCGAGCGCCGCAGCGTTAGCGTCGACGGCGGCCATCCGGTCGCTGGTGATCATGGACCGGCCTTCGACGCCGGAGGACAAAGGTCCCGGGGACGGCGATCGTGACGGAAGAATGGACATTGGTGGATTCGACGGAGAACGAGTCGTCGGGAATCGATTCGACGAGCGGTCAATGTGACGCGAGGTCGATTCGACAGGAGAGCGATCCGACGGAGATCGATTCGACGGGAGATCGAATCGAGGAGACATTGACTCGACGAGGAGCGAATCGGCGGCGGATGCTCTCGGCGACGATCGACCCGGCAAGCCCAGGATACCGCCACTCACAGACCGGCGCTCCGAGGGACGCACGATCGGGGCGCCGTCCGACGCACGACACACGTGCTCGCTGGCGACCGCCGTATCCCTGGTGGATCCCCAGGACAGCCTCCCCCGTCGCCGCACGTATCTTCAAACGAAACTGGTACGGATCCAATTACTCATCGTAGGTTCGAGGTAATCCCAAGACCTTAAGCCCCAGCGAGACGGATTGCGGCAGTATATGGAGCTCTCGGTAGTGGTCCCTACACTGAACGGCCGGGACCAGCTCGGTGGGTGCCTCGACGCGCTCGCCGAACACGTTCCCGAGGCGGAGGTCGTCGTCGTCAATGGCCCCTCCGCCGACGGAACGACCGGGATGGTTTCCGAGCGGGGGGACGTCGAAACGCTCGTCGAGATCGCGGATCGTAACGTCAACGCGGCACGCAACGCCGGCTTCGAGGCCGCGACCGGCGACACCATCGCACTCCTCCGGTTCGATCGCGTCGTCGACGAGAGCTGGCTCGACGCGCTCGAAGCGGGCCTGGAATCGGGCGCCGACGTCGTTACGGGGCCGACGCGAACGACGCTCGAGGGGATCGAAGAACCGGCGCAGTCGATCGCCGGTCGGTCCGTCACCTTCTGCAACGGTGAGAACGTCGTCTTCTCCCGCGAGGCAATCGAGGCCCTCGACGGGTTCGACGAGTACCTGGAGGTCGGGGGTTCCCGCGACGCCTCGCACCGTCTCGCGGGCCTCGACTACGAGGTCGAGTGGCTGCCGGAGCTGTCCGTCCACAGCCAGTATGGCGCCGACGGCGGCGAACCCGAAACCGATCGCCGCGCTCGATATCGATCGCTCGCCTACCAGCTCGTGAAGAACTACGGCCTCCGGCCCTCCATCGTGATCCGATCGCTCCGCGACGCGACTGCAGACGCCGTCGGTGCCGCCCGCTCCGTCCTCGACGGCGATGGACGCTTTACGAGCTGGTTCGGGCACGGCCGCGCCGCGATCGCCGGCCTGTCCGTCGGCGCGAAGGACGGCTGGCGCGCCCGACGACGCGACCGGAGCCGCCGCCGGAACCCCAACGGCATCTCCGCACGCGCCGATCGCGTCGTCCAGCGCTACGACTGGCGATAACCGGCGTTCGAACCTCGCCGCTGCTCATTCCTCGTACCGATAGGTCATGCGCACCAGCTCCTCCGTCCCACCCTCCGGTACGTCGATCTCCGGATCGAACAGCTCGAAGCCGACGGACTCGTAGTACGGAACGAGGCCTCGGCGACAGAGCAGGGCGAGCCGGGGGAGCTCCTGGAGGTCGGCGTGTTCGACGATGGCCTCCAGTAGCCGGTCGCCGTGCCCTTCGCCGCGACGGTCGGCAGCGACGATCACGTCGTAGACCATCGCGTAGTACGTGAAGTCCGTCACGACGCGAGCCGCGGCGGCGAGACGGCCGTCCACCGTCACGCCGATCGCGACGTCGGTGTCTTCGAGGGCCGACCGGACGCCCTCGACCTCGCGATCTGCCCACCACTCGTAGTCCTCGTAGAGGCAGGTCAGTGCTACAGCGTCGTCGGGCCTGAGATCACGAACCGTCGGCATGGCAGTACGAGGGAGGACCAGCCACTATACGCTTCTCCCTGTGTGCGAGGCGTCCACGAATGGCTGCGTGGCGACGAAGCCAACCGGTATCGAAAAATCGCCGACCGAATTGATCGGCGACTCAGCCGATCGGCGCTCCTTCCTCCTCGGGTGCGAGTGCGTCGACGACGCGGCTCGGGTTCCGGTCGAACGCTCGGCGGAGCTTGTCCTCGGAGACGTCGAGCGTGAGCAGTTCCATCACGCCGACGTTCGGGTGACTCGCGGGCGCGCCGCTGCCGAACAGCACCCGATCGGGATGTTC from Salinarchaeum sp. Harcht-Bsk1 includes these protein-coding regions:
- a CDS encoding GNAT family N-acetyltransferase; its protein translation is MPTVRDLRPDDAVALTCLYEDYEWWADREVEGVRSALEDTDVAIGVTVDGRLAAAARVVTDFTYYAMVYDVIVAADRRGEGHGDRLLEAIVEHADLQELPRLALLCRRGLVPYYESVGFELFDPEIDVPEGGTEELVRMTYRYEE
- a CDS encoding zinc ribbon domain-containing protein, translated to MAENGPVCPECGGPVAQTSTFCMHCSADLEDADRVDAEPTGADAADAADVAWDDSPDVADWRDGTPERESEWEGGTGGGAPEEPGDGDDVAAQGDLPSEYRSSGGTTSRRLLPDRFVTKAVTFVLSIVGGLTVGAVSAIVLGPLIPTGWAFLLVVVLWLGSTTVFLRIAPG
- a CDS encoding cyclic pyranopterin monophosphate synthase MoaC — its product is MGEEGASGEDPDDLTHTDAEGAVDMVDVGDKPDTARRAVARGRLRLQPSTIEAITASEIEKGDVLATARVGAIQAVKHTWETIPLCHQIPITNVETTFDLHDGPVHADGDGDSESAVGDVDDVGSSPAVELTVAVETTGKTGCEMEALEGVTTGLNVVWDMVKSAEKDADGGYPTAQIEGVGVVEKTKRPLE
- a CDS encoding bifunctional ADP-dependent NAD(P)H-hydrate dehydratase/NAD(P)H-hydrate epimerase, with the translated sequence MITSDRMAAVDANAAALGVPRKQLMESSGNAVARAVRERTEPGDALAIVAGRGNNGGDAFVAARFLEDRDLTTLLLGRAETITTDIARENWDALQQAEQQTIEVRDTAALAGSDADAAAAIDEADLVVDAMLGTGVTGALREPAATATERINDASDAGATVVAVDVPSGVDADTGDAAGDGPHAAVEADHVVTFHDEKPGLADVAATVEVADIGIPDAAELFVGPGDLQALSRPEDSHKGDFGHVLVVGGGPYTGAPALTAQAALRAGADLATVACPESVADEVQGYSESIITKPLPGDRLLPGHVDRLLDLAADRTTTVIGPGLGRAEDTLDAAREFLAAASGTVVVDADPLRVVPDVVAETDATLLCTPHRGELVAMGGPEADDWRDRADAVEAFASDLGATLLVKGPYDVISGGETTRVNRTGNPGMTAGGTGDVLAGITGALVSTQRPVDAGAIAAYVNGTAGDAVVDERGYGMLASDLLAEIPLAMWGKTDG
- a CDS encoding glycosyltransferase family 2 protein encodes the protein MELSVVVPTLNGRDQLGGCLDALAEHVPEAEVVVVNGPSADGTTGMVSERGDVETLVEIADRNVNAARNAGFEAATGDTIALLRFDRVVDESWLDALEAGLESGADVVTGPTRTTLEGIEEPAQSIAGRSVTFCNGENVVFSREAIEALDGFDEYLEVGGSRDASHRLAGLDYEVEWLPELSVHSQYGADGGEPETDRRARYRSLAYQLVKNYGLRPSIVIRSLRDATADAVGAARSVLDGDGRFTSWFGHGRAAIAGLSVGAKDGWRARRRDRSRRRNPNGISARADRVVQRYDWR